Genomic segment of Myxococcus stipitatus:
CTTGCGGATGACCTGGAGGTCCACGGAGGCGGCCCCAGTGACCTGCTGCGCGTTGGGACGCTCGACGTAGCGGGCAAACGGCTGGCGCAGAATGGGACCGAACATCGCTTCCACGTTGAGTGGCTGACCTCGGTGATGCTCGGGGGTGGGGCGAGGACTGGCGTTCGCGGGGTTCCAGCTCGGGAGGTAGTAGAGCCGCGCCACGTCCTTGCAGGAGGCATCCGCCTTCAACGCGGCGGTGGCTTGCGCGGCGAGGCCCAAGAACTCCATGAGGCGTGGCCAGAGGCGGTCAGCCCACCGGCTGGGTGACCCGACGGGCACGGGTTCGCTGAATGGCAATGCGACGCGGTAGCGGATGGGCTTGACGGGGTTCCCGTAGGAGTGGGTCGGGTACGTGATGAACCAGAGGCCACGCTGGCGCAGGCTCGCGAGCCACGAATCCAGCGCGGACTGTTCCTCGCAGTCGAAGTCCACGACAGCCAAGCTGACGTGAGAGAAGTTCGCATTGCGCCGGTAGGGCGTAGGGGTGGGGAGACCGGCCTTGCCTTCGTAGAGACCATCCGCGCGAGGTGGAGAGGGCTTCGCGGGGATGACGGCGTGACCGTCCTTCTCCGTGCGAAGCGCCGGGTCCATTGCGTCCTCGAAGAACTCCGACATGAGGTCATCAATGGACGAGAACTCCATGACGGAGAGCTGGTCCGAGTCATAGCGCGAGGGGGTAATGCAGAGCGTCCAGGTCATGGGAACAAGTCCAGGGGGGCTCGATGGAGGCACGGCAACGGCGCGGTGTTGTTCGGGAGCGGCGGCGCAGGGGGGCTTCGTGGCTGACTGAGGCAGGCGATGAATCTCGGGCGCTTTCGTGACGGAATGACGGACGCGTGTTGGGTCCGTCACAGCTCCGTCATGGCCATTTCTCCTCTGAAAGCCCCCCTCTTCATGACGGAATGACGGAGTCCTCTCACTCCTAAGAAGAAGAGAGAGAAGAGAGAGCAGGGACCACTGTCCGTCAGTCATTCCGTCATGACCGTGACGGGGCAGGGGGCATCGCGCGCTCATGCGGCCCTCGCGGCAAGGCTGTAGGCCCGAGGCACCGCGCCACGAGCGCCGGGCGTGTACCTCGCTGACTCGCGCACCACGCCAGCCAGCATGAGGGCCGCGAGGCAACGGCGGATGGCCTGCTCTCCCGCTCCGAGCGCGCCGCACAGCTCCTTCACGGTGAGCCCTTGGGACGCGGCGTGGGTGAGAGCGGCGACGACGTGGGGGCGGTACTGCTCAACCTGTTCAAGCATGCGTTGGTCTCCTCTAACTTCCTTAATGGGGACGCTTTCTGCGACTGGCTCCGCTGGGTCTTCTTTGGCCGCGACTGGCGGTGTGCTGACCTCAAGTAAATGGGTGCGGTTTCCGCGAGTGGCTCACGCGACGAATTTCCCAAGCCATTTCCGGTCACGGCTGATGGTGCCCAGCCCCTAATAGATGGTGCGGTTTCCGAGAGTGGCTCACGCGACGAATTGCCCAAGCCATTTCGGCTACGTCCGACGGTGCCCAGCCACTGATAGATGGTGCGGTTTCCGCGAGTGGTTCAGGGTGGCCCCCCCGGTTCGGATTTCCGATGGGTGGCCCCTCAACACCTTGCTTGGCGGTTGTAGACGCTGAGAAAACTCAGTGGAAAAACGTGCGCCCCGAGGAGGGAAAGGTTCAGGCCAAGAGGTGTGGTCCTGAATGAATGAATCCCCATCGGCTCCACGCCTTGCCGTGGAACTCGACACGAGGAGCGTCGGGGTTTTGATAGGCGCGGGGCATGGGTTCAGAGAAAAACCCCTGCCCCTTTGTGCCTGGCCAATCGGAGAGCGACTGGAAGTCGTGGGCTTCCTGGTACGGTTCCGCCATGCCCTTTGGAAGTCCCCTGCGCGCGCTCCAGTCGCTTGCCCGACTTGCCCTGCCCCTCGTGCTGCTGACGGGGTTCTCGGCCATGGCACAGTCCCAGGAGGTCCCCCGCGCGCGTGAGATGAAGCGGCGCCGGGTGTCGCTCTCGGTCGCCACCGCAGACAAGCCCGTGGAGCTGCACGTTGCTCCGGACTACCTCACGGCCCTGGAGTTCGACTCGCCTGTGGACCGGAACGCGGTGGCGCTAGAGGACTCGGGGGGCAGACTCGCGCTGTTCGAGGTCAACGCGCGAAGCATCGTGCTCAAGCCCGCGACGGACCTGGGGCCTGGACGCGGCGTGGAGCTGACCGTTCCCTTCACTGATGGCGCGGTCCCCTCTCGTGTCGTGTTCTCGCTCGTCACGCACCCTTCCGACGTGGACGCGCAGGTGGTGGTGTCGCGCCTCCCTCGTACCGCAGACTCGATCCAGGCCGAACTGGATGAGGTGCGCGCCTCCTGTGCGACCAAGGATGCCGAGTTGGAGGCGCTCCGTGCTCGCACCGCGGCGAGCGGCCCGGCCGGGATGATCTTCGCGGGCCTCCTGGACAAGCTCGGCGTCAAGGCTGGTGAGCCGGAGCGACTGCTGTCCCAGGGGGGAGGACACGTGGTCTCTCGGGATGTCGTGACGTATCGCGCAAGTACGTGGGGAGCTGTCGCCCTCCGAGTTCTCAACACTGGCTCTCAACCCTGGATGCCTGTGGAGGCGCGGCTCTCCGTGGTCGCGAGCGGCGAGCGCATCAACGTGCTCGCGGTGCGCATGAGGGAGCCTCGGATCGAACCGGGGGGAGCGGCCCTCGTGGTGATGGAGACTGGGGCGCCCAACTGGCCCGAGGGGGCGATCCTCCGCTTGGAACTGCGCGACAGTGAGGGCGGTCGGCGCCTTCTCATTCCTCGCTTTGCATTCTAGAACCGCTTTCCATGTTGATTGGACTGAGCCCGGCACACCTGCAACCCGGGCAGACGGTGGACGGCTGGCGCATCGTGAAGCCGCTGGGGGCGGGGAGCTTCGGCGCCGTCTACCTCGTGGAGAAGGAAGGCCACCGCTTCGCGATGAAGATGGCCATGCACCGGGCCAGTAGTGGAGACGCGGAGCAGACCGACGCGCGGCTGTTGCGGGAGATGGTCTGTCTGTCCCAGGTGAGCGGGCATCCCAATGTCGTGCGGGTTCACGCGCATGGGCGTTGGCCTCACCCGTCCGAGGGCTGGCTTTACGTCGCGGTGGACTACGTCGAGGGCTACACGCTGGGGGAGTGGGTCGAGAAGACGCACCCCACCGCGCATGAAGTGGTCCGGGTCTTCGGCAAGCTCGCGGGAGCCTTGGCCCATCTCCATGCGCGCGGCGTCTTTCACCGTGACTTGAAGCTGGGGAACATCCTCGTGCGTGCGGCGGATGGTGAGCCCTTCGTCCTCGACTTCAGCGCGGGGGACTACATGCTCGCGCCGGAGCTGACGGACACGCCCTTGCCCCCCGGCACTCGCCGCTACCGCTCTCCCGAGGCGGCGCGCTTCCTCCGTGAGCATGGGGACGAACACGACGCTCGCTACGACTTCAAGGCAACGGACGACGTGTACGCGTTGGGCGTCTGCCTCTATGACGTGCTGACGAATCCCCAGCCCGAGAGCGCAGCGCCACGAACCATGGTGGGCGCCCAGTGGCCGCCCCCCGCCCCGCATGCGTTGAACTCGAGGGTGCCCGACTCGCTGAGCGCGGCGGCCATGCACTTCATCGACCGCCAGCCCGAGAAGCGCGCCCCCACGGCCGAGGTCATGCGGCGCGAACTGGAGGCGTTGCTGTCGGAAGGGGGCGAGGCGTGGACGGTGCCCCTTCATGTCCCGAAGCCCCCGCTTCCGCTCGCCTCCGAGGCACCCCACAACGACATCCCCCAGGAGGATGCCCCAGCGCCCGTGTCGAAGCTGCCCCCAGGGCGGCGCGTGGCAGGCGCTGTGGCCGTCCTGGCGCTCGTTGTGGCCTCGCTGGCGGGCTACGTGGCCCTGCGCCCTGTTGCGAACGCGGAGAGGCCCAGCGCGCCCCTTGCGGCCCCCACGGTGCGGGATGCTGGTCCTGCTGCATCTCTGCCTCCTGCCGTGCCCCCGTCCCCCCTGGCGTCGTCCCCTG
This window contains:
- a CDS encoding DUF2381 family protein — encoded protein: MPFGSPLRALQSLARLALPLVLLTGFSAMAQSQEVPRAREMKRRRVSLSVATADKPVELHVAPDYLTALEFDSPVDRNAVALEDSGGRLALFEVNARSIVLKPATDLGPGRGVELTVPFTDGAVPSRVVFSLVTHPSDVDAQVVVSRLPRTADSIQAELDEVRASCATKDAELEALRARTAASGPAGMIFAGLLDKLGVKAGEPERLLSQGGGHVVSRDVVTYRASTWGAVALRVLNTGSQPWMPVEARLSVVASGERINVLAVRMREPRIEPGGAALVVMETGAPNWPEGAILRLELRDSEGGRRLLIPRFAF
- a CDS encoding serine/threonine protein kinase, with the protein product MLIGLSPAHLQPGQTVDGWRIVKPLGAGSFGAVYLVEKEGHRFAMKMAMHRASSGDAEQTDARLLREMVCLSQVSGHPNVVRVHAHGRWPHPSEGWLYVAVDYVEGYTLGEWVEKTHPTAHEVVRVFGKLAGALAHLHARGVFHRDLKLGNILVRAADGEPFVLDFSAGDYMLAPELTDTPLPPGTRRYRSPEAARFLREHGDEHDARYDFKATDDVYALGVCLYDVLTNPQPESAAPRTMVGAQWPPPAPHALNSRVPDSLSAAAMHFIDRQPEKRAPTAEVMRRELEALLSEGGEAWTVPLHVPKPPLPLASEAPHNDIPQEDAPAPVSKLPPGRRVAGAVAVLALVVASLAGYVALRPVANAERPSAPLAAPTVRDAGPAASLPPAVPPSPLASSPGVALPPPAPAEKESSPVKRAPVPMPPPAESTSRKPRALASRLSWPPSTWAGFLKTCASATAVAALSMGCPGAQVRPEPADCPSEAREVMFSREMKGGLRLRQGYSVMLTLDVRQPGEIGEAGSYADGPVTGVVHISDVRGLPEGTRLSGYLWTGGEVLVGRYTEAHLPDGRTVPVCIVLGKRGYVEKEDWSKPGAAVVGRSLPAYPVERWP